The Vicia villosa cultivar HV-30 ecotype Madison, WI linkage group LG1, Vvil1.0, whole genome shotgun sequence genome includes a region encoding these proteins:
- the LOC131597302 gene encoding uncharacterized protein LOC131597302, giving the protein MAGLWGIYTGLEMVIDLGYHNLEVETDSKQAANCILKGSYTNMVVGNLVWSIIELMNSFDRVKIQHIYREANNCANILAMEGKKLIGESKFFSEASIWMRNSLKKDQNSVCVSRVIPL; this is encoded by the coding sequence ATGGCTGGGTTATGGGGTATTTACACTGGATTAGAAATGGTTATTGATCTTGGATACCATAATCTTGAGGTTGAGACTGACTCGAAACAAGCAGCAAACTGTATTCTTAAAGGAAGCTATACGAATATGGTGGTGGGAAACTTAGTGTGGAGTATTATTGAGTTGATGAACTCATTTGATCGAGTGAAGATCCAACATATCTACAGAGAGGCGAATAACTGTGCTAACATTCTTGCAATGGAGGGTAAAAAGTTGATTGGTGAGAGCAAGTTCTTTTCTGAGGCGTCTATTTGGATGCGGAATTCTTTGAAGAAGGATCAAAATTCTGTTTGTGTTTCTAGGGTTATtcccttgtag